In the genome of Achromobacter sp. MFA1 R4, the window CCGGGCGTGTGTTTCGTCGTCATGCTTTGCTCCAGCCACGGCGGGCAAACGTCACGCGCTGGCCGTCGTCGCACAGGTCGACCAGATCCGAAACCAGATGGCCCTGGGCCAGCAGCGCCCACTGGCGGAAGTGCGCGCCGACAACGGCGAGCTCGTCGCCGCGCACCGACGAAGCCACGGCCATCGCAAACGCCAGCTCGGCAGCCGGCCGGGCCTCCGTCGCCGCATACAGCGCCTCGGCAGCGCGCTGGTCGGCTTCGTGCTGGCGGACCACCATCAGGTCCTGAATCAGCACGCGGTGCAGGTCGGCGTCCATTTCGCGCAGGGCAGCCGTGCGGCGCTGCGTCTCCGTCAGCGGCGGGATGATCGCGGCCGTGCCGCAGGGAGTGGGGTAGGCGAGGTTGGCCATGTCAGTTCCGCCCTTCGTTTTCGTAGGCAGCAGCCAAGACACCAGCGCGCGGCACGGTCGGAGCGCGGCGGCTCGCCAGCAGGCGCAGGAAATAGCCGGGCATCCACTTGGCACGGAAGGCCAGGAAATCCGAGCCCATGTCGCACGCCACGCGCAGCGCAGCACGATCGGCAGGGCTGGCCGGCTCACTGAACTGGTCGCCAAACCAGAACTTGCGCGCCTGGAACACCTTGTCCTGAGCGCTGGGGCGGTTCGCCGGATTGATGCGGTAGCCCGCGATGCGGTCCCGCGAGTAGTCGCGCACAACGGCGCGCAGCTTCGACACGCTCAGCAGGTATGCCCGGCCGACAGCGCCGATACGCGCGGCGCGGCGTTCGATTCGAGTGCGGTTCATGGTTTCTCCCGTTTGCTCACCGGGTGGTGAGTGCATGGGAGAAATTAAAGCATTCTTTCTTTTAGAAAACAAGCATGCTTTATCAAAAGCGCAAAAAAAACCGCCCGGGAGGGCGGTGCAGTTGGCGTTTATGCCCTTCGGGGCTTTCTCGGGATTGCCAACCCAGCGATCAGGCCGACGGCTGAGACCCAGCCGAAGTGCCCGCTGCCGACGCTACCGTGCGTGCCAATCCAGACGAAGAACATGGCCAGCGATAGGCCGGCCAGCAGGATGAGCGATTGGGCGACCGGCGCGCGTTTCCACTCGGCGAATAGCAGCGCTCGTTTGCTGGCGGAAAACAGGTCGCCGAAGGCAAGCCACAGAATGAAGGCGGCAGACGGAAGCGCCACATAGGGCGCGATGAGTTCGGCGAGGCTCATTTTTTCCCTGCAGGACAAGGGAATGCCTGGATATGTGAAAGCATGAATAGCACGCCGCCCAAAGAATGTCTTTGAGAAGGGTTCTCCTGCATGTACTTCACCCAGATGTCCGCAGACTGCCCGTACGTCACTCCTTCCGGCTGGCAATAAATCTTCGGTGCGTGACTCCCTATTGCCTGGGCGGTAACTCCATTGCTGAAGCCGGCGACAAATGACATGCAGGAAAGGGTATGCGTGGGGTCTTTGGATTTGCACCTTTCGAGCCAAACATTTCCGTTATCAAAGTCGGAAGCCACGGCGCCAAGATGACAAAACACCGTCGAGAGTGCAAAAGCTGCTACGAGCGATTTTTTACCCATTTGCTTCTTGTTCCTCACAGGACCAGACCAGCTTTATCCATTCAGGCCTAAGCCGCGCGCGGGGCGCCAGGGCTTTTGACACCTATGGATTCTTTCAGAACGCCTTCTGCGAAACCTTCCACGCGACCCTTTTGGGAATCGCTGAGCGCGTTCCATTGTTCCACGGTTACGGCGGTGAACGGCCATCCCGCTGACGGCGCCATATATGGCTGTTCTTCGCCCGTGGCGAGCCAGTAGGGGTTCACCCCCAGATACCGCGCGGCGCGCTCCGAATTCTCGGCGGTCAGCGCCTTCGTCTTTCCCATGATCACCTGGCCGATGGCCTGGACGCTCACCGAAATGGCGGCCGCGAGTTCTTGGCGCTCACGCCCGGCTAGGCGCAGCGCTTCGGCCAATCGAGACCCGTACGTGCTTTTCATGGGCGCAAGCGTACTTTCATTCGGACAAAGCATGGTTGCTCCGATAAATAAAGAATGCTTTAATTGGCCCATGAAGAAAACTGACGCTACCCGACTGCTTGGCGGCACTACCGCGGCCGCCGCCCAAGCAATGGGCATCACGCCGCAAGCCTATTACCAGTGGCCGGAGGATCTGCCGCCGCGCCTGCAGGACCGCGTTGTCGCTGCAATCGCCCGGAAGCTGCTGCCCGGCGCGCTGCTCGGCGACCCGCTGCCCACGAACAAGGAAGCCGCATGAAGGCATCAATGCACCGTGGCGCCTTCGCGCCCATCGGTCGCCCACGTCATGCGGTCGCGCTCGGCAAGCAGGGCTTCGAACACATCAAGCACGGCCTGTTCGCTGGGCTCCGTGAAGGTTCGGCGGGCGATCTGCTCGGCGTGCCGCAGCAGCTTTTCGGTTTCGGTCAGTTTTTCCATGCCGCCATGTTGCGCGGCCCCGCGTGCATCAGCACGCAGCTCTTTTTGAACAAGGATGTTTCACCATGAACGCGCCTGCACCGGTGCAATTCCAGATGCAAAAGCCCTCGATGGAGCGCGCCTTTCGTCAGGCGTTGACCGATCCGAGCGTGCGAGCAGCTGTGCGTGACCGTCTCGGCTGGGATGACTCCCAGGTGAGCCGCTTTCTATCGGGCCAGATGGGCCTGACGATCGACAAGATCGATGCCGCGATCGAATGCCTGTCCATGGTGATAACGACGCGCAAGTACCTGGACTTCCTGGCCTATGGCGCGCAGGTGGGCACGGCCTGCTACTGCGTGCGCGCTGGCATGGGCGAATGCGGGCGGCCCTGAAGATGAGAGCCGCCAACCCGCAAGCGAAGGGCGGCCGCATTGCCCGCCTGGCCGGGAGCCTGTGCCGCAATCCTGAGTTCCTGGCCTTCTGCAGCGCCCGCAATCCGGACGAAGCCGCCGACTACATCCGGCGCGTGTGCCACGTTGAATCGCGCGCCGAGCTGGACCACGACCCGCAAGCGTGCCACCTCTTTCACGAGCTGGTGCGCAAGCCGTTTGCCTATAGGACGGCCGCATGAATTACTACCCGCACCACATCGGGGACTACCTGAAGGACACGGCGCACCTTACGATGATTGAGGACGGCGCCTACCGTCGGCTGATCGACCTGTACTACCTGCACGAGCAGCCGTTGCCCGTCGAAAAGCGCCAGGTGTACCGCCTCGCCCGAGCATCGAG includes:
- a CDS encoding Rap1a/Tai family immunity protein, with the translated sequence MGKKSLVAAFALSTVFCHLGAVASDFDNGNVWLERCKSKDPTHTLSCMSFVAGFSNGVTAQAIGSHAPKIYCQPEGVTYGQSADIWVKYMQENPSQRHSLGGVLFMLSHIQAFPCPAGKK
- a CDS encoding DNA-binding protein encodes the protein MQKPSMERAFRQALTDPSVRAAVRDRLGWDDSQVSRFLSGQMGLTIDKIDAAIECLSMVITTRKYLDFLAYGAQVGTACYCVRAGMGECGRP
- a CDS encoding helix-turn-helix transcriptional regulator, which produces MKSTYGSRLAEALRLAGRERQELAAAISVSVQAIGQVIMGKTKALTAENSERAARYLGVNPYWLATGEEQPYMAPSAGWPFTAVTVEQWNALSDSQKGRVEGFAEGVLKESIGVKSPGAPRAA